From a region of the Microcebus murinus isolate Inina chromosome 25, M.murinus_Inina_mat1.0, whole genome shotgun sequence genome:
- the ATP5F1C gene encoding ATP synthase F(1) complex subunit gamma, mitochondrial isoform X3: MKMVAAAKYARAERDLKPARVYGTGSLALYEKADIKVPEDKKKHLIIGVSSDRGLCGAIHSSVAKQMKTEVASLTAAGKEVMIVGIGEKIRGILYRTHSDQFLVAFKEVGRKPPTFGDASVIALELLNSGYEFDEGSIIFNRFRSVISYKTEEKPIFSLNTIASAETMSIYDDIDSDVLQNYQEYNLANIIYYSLKESTTSEQSARMTAMDNASKNASDMIDKLTLTFNRTRQAVITKELIEIISGAAALD, translated from the exons ATGAAAATGGTAGCAGCAGCAAAATATGCCCGAGCTGAGAGGGATCTGAAACCAGCTCGAGTGTACGGAACAGGATCTTTGG ctctTTACGAAAAAGCTGATATTAAGGTGCCTGAAGACAAGAAGAAGCACCTCATCATTGGTGTGTCCTCAGATAGAGGGCTTTGTGGTGCCATCCATTCCTCAGTTGCCAAGCAGATGAAAACTGAGGTGGCTTCGCTCACAGCAGCCGGGAAAGAAGTTATGATTGTTGGAATTGGTGAAAAAATCAGGGGCATACTTTATAG GACTCATTCTGACCAGTTTCTGGTGGCATTCAAAGAAGTGGGCAGAAAGCCCCCTACTTTTGGAGATGCGTCAGTCATTGCCCTTGAGTTACTAAATTCTGGATATGAGTTTGATGAAGGCTCTATCATCTTTAATCGTTTCAG GTCTGTCATCTCCTATAAGACAGAAGAAAAACCCATCTTCTCTCTTAATACCATTGCAAGTGCTG AGACTATGAGTATCTACGATGATATTGATTCTGATGTGCTGCAAAATTACCAAGAATACAATCTGGCTAACATCATCTACTACTCTTTGAAGGAGTCTACCACCAGTgagcagagtgctaggatgacagccaTGGACAACGCCAGCAAGAACGCTT CTGATATGATTGATAAGTTGACTTTGACATTCAACCGCACCCGCCAAGCTGTCATCACGAAAGAGTTGATTGAAATTATCTCTGGTGCTGCAGCTCT GGATTAA
- the ATP5F1C gene encoding ATP synthase F(1) complex subunit gamma, mitochondrial isoform X2 has product MATLKDITRRLKSIKNIQKITKSMKMVAAAKYARAERDLKPARVYGTGSLALYEKADIKVPEDKKKHLIIGVSSDRGLCGAIHSSVAKQMKTEVASLTAAGKEVMIVGIGEKIRGILYRTHSDQFLVAFKEVGRKPPTFGDASVIALELLNSGYEFDEGSIIFNRFRSVISYKTEEKPIFSLNTIASAETMSIYDDIDSDVLQNYQEYNLANIIYYSLKESTTSEQSARMTAMDNASKNASDMIDKLTLTFNRTRQAVITKELIEIISGAAAL; this is encoded by the exons ATGGCAACTTTGAAAGATA TTACCAGGCGACTGAAGTCCATCAAAAACATCCAGAAAATTACCAAGTCTATGAAAATGGTAGCAGCAGCAAAATATGCCCGAGCTGAGAGGGATCTGAAACCAGCTCGAGTGTACGGAACAGGATCTTTGG ctctTTACGAAAAAGCTGATATTAAGGTGCCTGAAGACAAGAAGAAGCACCTCATCATTGGTGTGTCCTCAGATAGAGGGCTTTGTGGTGCCATCCATTCCTCAGTTGCCAAGCAGATGAAAACTGAGGTGGCTTCGCTCACAGCAGCCGGGAAAGAAGTTATGATTGTTGGAATTGGTGAAAAAATCAGGGGCATACTTTATAG GACTCATTCTGACCAGTTTCTGGTGGCATTCAAAGAAGTGGGCAGAAAGCCCCCTACTTTTGGAGATGCGTCAGTCATTGCCCTTGAGTTACTAAATTCTGGATATGAGTTTGATGAAGGCTCTATCATCTTTAATCGTTTCAG GTCTGTCATCTCCTATAAGACAGAAGAAAAACCCATCTTCTCTCTTAATACCATTGCAAGTGCTG AGACTATGAGTATCTACGATGATATTGATTCTGATGTGCTGCAAAATTACCAAGAATACAATCTGGCTAACATCATCTACTACTCTTTGAAGGAGTCTACCACCAGTgagcagagtgctaggatgacagccaTGGACAACGCCAGCAAGAACGCTT CTGATATGATTGATAAGTTGACTTTGACATTCAACCGCACCCGCCAAGCTGTCATCACGAAAGAGTTGATTGAAATTATCTCTGGTGCTGCAGCTCT gtaa
- the ATP5F1C gene encoding ATP synthase F(1) complex subunit gamma, mitochondrial isoform X1: protein MATLKDITRRLKSIKNIQKITKSMKMVAAAKYARAERDLKPARVYGTGSLALYEKADIKVPEDKKKHLIIGVSSDRGLCGAIHSSVAKQMKTEVASLTAAGKEVMIVGIGEKIRGILYRTHSDQFLVAFKEVGRKPPTFGDASVIALELLNSGYEFDEGSIIFNRFRSVISYKTEEKPIFSLNTIASAETMSIYDDIDSDVLQNYQEYNLANIIYYSLKESTTSEQSARMTAMDNASKNASDMIDKLTLTFNRTRQAVITKELIEIISGAAALD from the exons ATGGCAACTTTGAAAGATA TTACCAGGCGACTGAAGTCCATCAAAAACATCCAGAAAATTACCAAGTCTATGAAAATGGTAGCAGCAGCAAAATATGCCCGAGCTGAGAGGGATCTGAAACCAGCTCGAGTGTACGGAACAGGATCTTTGG ctctTTACGAAAAAGCTGATATTAAGGTGCCTGAAGACAAGAAGAAGCACCTCATCATTGGTGTGTCCTCAGATAGAGGGCTTTGTGGTGCCATCCATTCCTCAGTTGCCAAGCAGATGAAAACTGAGGTGGCTTCGCTCACAGCAGCCGGGAAAGAAGTTATGATTGTTGGAATTGGTGAAAAAATCAGGGGCATACTTTATAG GACTCATTCTGACCAGTTTCTGGTGGCATTCAAAGAAGTGGGCAGAAAGCCCCCTACTTTTGGAGATGCGTCAGTCATTGCCCTTGAGTTACTAAATTCTGGATATGAGTTTGATGAAGGCTCTATCATCTTTAATCGTTTCAG GTCTGTCATCTCCTATAAGACAGAAGAAAAACCCATCTTCTCTCTTAATACCATTGCAAGTGCTG AGACTATGAGTATCTACGATGATATTGATTCTGATGTGCTGCAAAATTACCAAGAATACAATCTGGCTAACATCATCTACTACTCTTTGAAGGAGTCTACCACCAGTgagcagagtgctaggatgacagccaTGGACAACGCCAGCAAGAACGCTT CTGATATGATTGATAAGTTGACTTTGACATTCAACCGCACCCGCCAAGCTGTCATCACGAAAGAGTTGATTGAAATTATCTCTGGTGCTGCAGCTCT GGATTAA